The following nucleotide sequence is from Corylus avellana chromosome ca7, CavTom2PMs-1.0.
TCAAAGCAGCATTACATAAGCTGCACATGTTTCTCACAAACTACCGAGACCTAAAGGAAAGAAGCGTAAGGGACATCTCATTGAAACAAGGCAGAACTCTCCAGACCCCATCAGGTCAGTTAGTTGAAAGAACACCAACCTGGCATTTTGTGTGTTAACCCAAGAGTACGGCAGAGCTCAGGTGCCTGCCTGCGGTGAGCAACTGCAAGAACAAACTTGCAGAGTTCTTCATCATCAAACTCTGAAGCAATCCTAAAAGTTGCGAGGAGCTGCAAGAATGCCTCTGCTTCCAATGAATTTCCATTGGCAGCATCTATGCCTTCATTAGCCAACTTAGGCTTCCACTCATCAGCAATTGCCTTGGCTTGCTGCTTGGTCTCGGGGTTCAGTAGGTGATCACCACCTGGGTCAACCCTTGCCAAAAAGGCACTCATGGCTTCCAAGAACATAACACAGGATTTGCGCATGCCCCGAAGGGCAGCACCCCTCTTATCCATTGGTTGGGTAGTTTCATCAGGGGGGTAAAACCCCTCCAGTGAATCCAGCACCAAACGGGCCGGTTCAGTTGCACTTTCTAGTGCAACAGAAAGTTCCTCACGAATGGgatttagaaattttttattctccAAAAAAGTCAGAAGCCCTTTTGCATCCATCTGCTGGCAAAATTGCATCAGCTCTGGGCGTGGCTTGACCTCAACAGCCACACCTTCAGCATTGTCACTGGTTTTATGAGAAGAATCCTCCTCTGGGGAATTCATATCACCAAGAGAGCTGCTTACCTTGTCGTCTTTGTTGTCCCCACCATCAACAGGCTCCGCAGGTGTTGGCTGGTGATTTGCTCGTGCCTCCGAAATAGCAGCAACCGCACCATCTTTCAGCTCCTGTACTCGATCCAACAGCTCTTGCTCTTTAGCAGTGACAGCTGCCTCTCTCTCTGCAATCAATGAATGAGTTTGGGCttccttcatctcaaattcattCTCCTTCGCTTCCAGctcttcaaaatttttcttcaataatgTCTCCAGGTTGCGAAAGTGTTCTTCGACTTCCATCCACTGAACCTTATCCTCAGAAGCATCCTTGCGAGCTTCCAGTTCAAGAAATACATTGCCAAGCTGTTCTATCAGAGAGGATGTTGTATCTTTGGCCCCAGCTTGCTCTATACCAGTCATGGTTACAAAAATGCTACACAAAGCTTCAGGAGCAATTCTACAAAAGGCATTGGAAGTAGAAAGAGTAAGCAATACAAGGAAAATCAAGCAATAAATGAGGCTCTAGGTAAATTCATTATCATCTTTACAACCCTCATACAAATGATTGATGTAATCATGATATGAGCCCATAATTTACATAGCTTTGCATGATATTAATTTCTCAATAGATATCATGATTAGTagaaaaaagttttaagaaCAGTTTTCAATTAAGAGTTTAAAGGAAGATTTCAGTAGCACAAAGAGGACCATGTGTTAAACTACTTTTCAGTTTTCAGTGTTATGTTTTTAAAGAGAACATACAATAAGGACAAGTATAGTTTTCAGTAAAGTAAGCTTAAACCTACAACACAAAGCAGTGAGTAGCCGGTACCACATGAAAAGTTAGTATCTACCCACTAGTAGACGCAACCACACGAGAGTGTGGGCTAGCACGTAGGATTCATCCTGTGGTGTGCCACCTTTGGCGTAAGCATAGCCCTTGATGGTGACACCATTGGTGTTAGCATACTCAGGCTCGTGAGCCACCCATGACATCACCACAGTAATGGTGTGTACCACCTATGACATCAGCATAGTCAGGGTTGGGCAAGGATGTGTTCCTAGTTATTTTTGGTACGTCCTGTAGCCACAGGCGTGCTCAGATGCCTAAGAAAGGCGCATCAACCTAAGGTCGTACAGGGGCATATGTACGACAACCCAACGTTGAACAGGGTCATGCGTTCAGCACAAACCAAAGGgaaaagactaataaatttaatagaaaagTTTAGCAAAGAAAAGAGTTAACTCAATTCAGTTTTCAGATTGAGCTATATATTCAAGTTTATAAAGTATGCTTTAATTTTCATATGTTGCTTCCAACATCTATTTTATCAATAAAGATTTTAGTAGCAGCAATTACCTTAATATGTTTTCATCTAGTTTACTAATGAAGATAGAAAAGGTCGCATTTTAGCTAGTACAAGCTTTCAGCTCTAGTATTTCAGTAAGCAGAAAATACTCTCTCATTGTGTTtcaaggaaaacaaaatttcacagttgattttaataaaataaaattaccttATTGAGCTTTCAAGCAAAAAGAGCACTTAAAAAGATTTTCTACCCTGATTTTAGAAAACGAAGTTTAGCATTATAATGATTTCAGTTCAACAGAAGAGATAGAGGTTTTATCATAACAAAGAGGACTCACATCACACACCAGTTTTGTTGGGTTTTTACTCACTGACTCGTGGACTCACAGTTCTAcctgtaaaatattttaattttatagttataGCAGCTTCTGACACAGTGTGGGTTGAGGAGGCTAGGCGGCTCGATCCTTAGAGCTTTACTGTTGCTTAGCATTTTGGGACCCAAGCGAAGACATCGTTTTGGAGATCATCAGGTTTCTGCTGCgaattttataaaacaaaagaagtaGCAGTAGCACCACGCAGTAATTATGTAAGTAAGCATAATCGTTGTAGGGCGTTACATGCAATGATGCAAACCATCTCAAACTAATGAGTAAATTGTGCTTTCCCACCTTAAAATATAGGGTCATATCCTGCCTTCTCTAAGCTATAGAATCATTTACAATGTCCCTTCCAAACGATGAATTTGAGCACTCAACCCCCTAAACTAATATTAAGTTGCTATCTTCCCATTGTTAAATTTTTTCGAATTTTCGTCATATTTAAccttaacaaaaacaaaaggcaccTGGTCATGTGATAATGCAATAAGtatataaaattgatgttaagtA
It contains:
- the LOC132188403 gene encoding FRIGIDA-like protein 3 isoform X1 encodes the protein MLSNSKALRIEPPSLLNPHCVRSCYNYKIKIFYRIAPEALCSIFVTMTGIEQAGAKDTTSSLIEQLGNVFLELEARKDASEDKVQWMEVEEHFRNLETLLKKNFEELEAKENEFEMKEAQTHSLIAEREAAVTAKEQELLDRVQELKDGAVAAISEARANHQPTPAEPVDGGDNKDDKVSSSLGDMNSPEEDSSHKTSDNAEGVAVEVKPRPELMQFCQQMDAKGLLTFLENKKFLNPIREELSVALESATEPARLVLDSLEGFYPPDETTQPMDKRGAALRGMRKSCVMFLEAMSAFLARVDPGGDHLLNPETKQQAKAIADEWKPKLANEGIDAANGNSLEAEAFLQLLATFRIASEFDDEELCKFVLAVAHRRQAPELCRTLGLTHKMPDLVELLISSGKQIYAVRFIHVFELTQSFPPVPLLKTYLKDLRRNSQGKGGNSEGVAGGQNDVNAQELAALKAVIKCVEEFKLEADYPLDPLQKRVAQLDKSKTDKKRGGDFGKRQQSKKPRPHGGFRGFRSSGVTAPSAASVGRHIPPAYVERAAYTGMSERYPHAGLATYDYQVPSQPAYAQQTSDQKLYYYPQDDRVTPTSYNAASTTYGSYIGNGLQSSHQPYM
- the LOC132188403 gene encoding FRIGIDA-like protein 3 isoform X2: MTGIEQAGAKDTTSSLIEQLGNVFLELEARKDASEDKVQWMEVEEHFRNLETLLKKNFEELEAKENEFEMKEAQTHSLIAEREAAVTAKEQELLDRVQELKDGAVAAISEARANHQPTPAEPVDGGDNKDDKVSSSLGDMNSPEEDSSHKTSDNAEGVAVEVKPRPELMQFCQQMDAKGLLTFLENKKFLNPIREELSVALESATEPARLVLDSLEGFYPPDETTQPMDKRGAALRGMRKSCVMFLEAMSAFLARVDPGGDHLLNPETKQQAKAIADEWKPKLANEGIDAANGNSLEAEAFLQLLATFRIASEFDDEELCKFVLAVAHRRQAPELCRTLGLTHKMPDLVELLISSGKQIYAVRFIHVFELTQSFPPVPLLKTYLKDLRRNSQGKGGNSEGVAGGQNDVNAQELAALKAVIKCVEEFKLEADYPLDPLQKRVAQLDKSKTDKKRGGDFGKRQQSKKPRPHGGFRGFRSSGVTAPSAASVGRHIPPAYVERAAYTGMSERYPHAGLATYDYQVPSQPAYAQQTSDQKLYYYPQDDRVTPTSYNAASTTYGSYIGNGLQSSHQPYM